In one Aerosakkonema funiforme FACHB-1375 genomic region, the following are encoded:
- a CDS encoding bifunctional DNA primase/polymerase, with translation MKANSSIPQKLLDTLKILPPHWRIVPVNHNKQPLGYSWQQHPFSPLQMLKDLTQQGSIAVLGKDRQPYYVTPPGIGLLCGQTETEFLLALDIDGNSAIALVDQLSRGEGLPSTVAFTSGREGRAQYLFTLPSLPKMFKSRRIITAPGEALELRGEGHQSVLPPSPHPLTGHYHWIHRPDTTPVAPAPDWIVQVLTAPQAELQKSKGFKTIVPVCDRKSIIVGPSRNTCATNITLARLLLEVIHPHYADNYQSWIFIGMALKYISNSLLPDWDTWSQLSSKYKPGECQYKWSSFRGFGITDRTLHYYALHS, from the coding sequence ATGAAGGCTAACTCATCAATACCTCAAAAACTACTCGATACCCTAAAGATTCTCCCACCTCATTGGCGCATAGTTCCCGTTAACCACAACAAACAACCTCTGGGATATTCATGGCAACAACATCCTTTCTCACCGCTTCAAATGCTTAAAGATCTGACTCAACAAGGGTCTATTGCCGTATTAGGAAAAGATCGCCAACCTTACTACGTAACTCCCCCTGGAATAGGGCTACTGTGCGGTCAGACAGAAACAGAATTTCTATTAGCACTTGATATCGATGGCAACAGTGCAATAGCTTTAGTTGACCAACTATCTCGCGGTGAAGGTTTACCTTCTACTGTCGCCTTCACTTCTGGAAGAGAGGGGAGAGCACAATATTTATTTACACTTCCTTCTTTGCCAAAGATGTTCAAATCGCGCCGCATTATTACAGCCCCAGGTGAAGCTCTGGAACTTCGTGGCGAGGGACATCAATCAGTTCTCCCCCCGTCGCCCCATCCCCTAACTGGTCATTACCACTGGATTCACAGACCCGATACCACCCCGGTAGCACCAGCACCCGATTGGATCGTACAAGTACTGACTGCACCCCAAGCAGAACTCCAAAAATCAAAAGGATTCAAAACGATTGTCCCAGTTTGCGATCGCAAATCCATCATAGTTGGCCCATCAAGAAATACCTGTGCAACCAACATTACACTCGCCCGACTACTGCTAGAAGTAATCCATCCGCACTATGCAGACAATTATCAATCGTGGATTTTTATCGGTATGGCACTCAAATACATCAGCAATTCTCTCTTACCAGACTGGGATACCTGGAGTCAACTAAGTAGCAAATACAAACCAGGTGAATGCCAATACAAGTGGTCAAGTTTTAGAGGCTTTGGAATCACCGATCGCACCCTACATTACTACGCTCTCCATTCATAA